A window from Populus trichocarpa isolate Nisqually-1 chromosome 3, P.trichocarpa_v4.1, whole genome shotgun sequence encodes these proteins:
- the LOC7478333 gene encoding uncharacterized protein LOC7478333 isoform X1, producing the protein MADHNKLGFSARRGAPPPLVSLSLFSPVSAPTSPRLSSQFKPSQAVPSPRRLPWVDPQEQLVNEGEASSDIAIGIGFNRDENVGSELFSPIQRFLIVAALGLAVAGSRKNRLINQLKKSVELRDEVLSSMEQKLDNLCDQLNDINNQEETKANDAFGCDRIEFVDGGSWQCDEHQEHVAGLVGNSAVRMPRGDEVLHCKIPFGNEEEPEEQKMSDFSDWGSTGSAEEIQMNTFAIDQDMFNLKKECEEKDATIKELSTDLQSFAGSKRFAELEDIICRKNTMIKRLKRNMVVLEEKAELSPRLRRPSHSLSISDNWELPVMVDNILYDLDSSSSSDSDSSPSNQPQTPSFTVQETPVQSDVLTLTTTHKPAQAKASRFSAGLTEPKTKSRSERLLTEIPTKRKSIGNSSSRPEQLSAGEDIRKIKRKGRELHAKSRTESPPKETSRNQESSGLSPSKPKQMLAGGDGRKIRRQTQSSSKDTTPKKRWL; encoded by the exons ATGGCTGATCATAACAAGCTTGGCTTCTCAGCTAGGCGCGGTGCTCCTCCACCTCTAGTCTCTCTTTCCCTATTTTCTCCGGTTTCTGCTCCCACCTCGCCCCGGCTCTCGAGTCAGTTCAAGCCAAGCCAAGCTGTTCCATCACCTCGGCGGTTGCCATGGGTGGACCCACAAGAACAGCTTGTGAATGAAGGGGAAGCCAGCTCGGATATAGCCATTGGCATTGGCTTTAACCGAGATGAAAATGTGGGTTCAGAGCTGTTTAGTCCAATTCAAAGGTTTCTCATTGTTGCTGCTCTTGGTCTTGCTGTTGCTGGGTCTAGAAAGAATAGGCTCATCAATCAGCTGAAAAAGTCTGTGGAGCTAAGG GATGAGGTTCTATCAAGCATGGAGCAGAAGCTTGACAATCTGTGTGATCAGCTGAATGACATTAATAATCAGGAAGAAACTAAAGCAAACGATGCTTTTGGCTGCGACAGAATTGAATTTGTTGACGGTGGTTCCTGGCAATGTGATGAACACCAAGAACATGTAGCTGGTTTGGTG GGGAACTCAGCTGTGAGAATGCCTAGAGGGGATGAGGTGCTGCATTGCAAAATCCCTTTCGGAAATGAGGAGGAACCAGAAGAGCAGAAAATGTCAGATTTTTCAGATTGGGGTTCAACTGGTTCTGCAGAAGAAATACAG ATGAACACCTTTGCAATAGACCAAGACATGTTCAATCTGAAGAAAGAGTGTGAAGAAAAGGATGCCACCATAAAGGAGCTGAGCACCGATCTTCAATCATTTGCAGGTTCAAAG AGATTTGCCGAATTGGAAGACATTATATGCAGGAAGAACACAATGATCAAAAGACTTAAGAGGAACATGGTGGTCTTAGAAGAAAAG GCAGAGCTTTCTCCGAGACTTCGGAGACCATCCCATTCGTTATCTATCTCAGACAATTGGGAACTTCCTGTCATGGTGGATAACATACTCTATGACCTGGACAGTTCTTCCTCTTCTGATTCAGATTCCTCTCCTTCAAACCAACCACAAACTCCTTCTTTTACGGTTCAG GAGACTCCTGTTCAGAGTGATGTCCTCACTTTGACAACAACCCATAAACCAGCTCAAGCGAAGGCCTCAAGGTTTTCGGCAGGGTTAACTGAACCAAAGACAAAGTCTAGATCAGAAAGGCTTCTGACAGAAATACCAACAAAGCGAAAATCCATCGGAAACTCTTCTTCGAGACCAGAGCAGTTGTCAGCTGGAGAGGACATCAGGAAGATTAAAAGGAAAGGTAGAGAGCTTCATGCAAAGTCTAGAACAGAAAGTCCTCCCAAAGAAACATCAAGAAACCAAGAATCTTCTGGTCTTTCTCCTTCAAAGCCAAAGCAAATGTTAGCTGGAGGAGACGGCAGGAAGATTAGAAGGCAAACTCAAAGTTCATCCAAGGATACAACTCCAAAGAAGAGATGGCTCTA g
- the LOC7478333 gene encoding uncharacterized protein LOC7478333 isoform X2, whose amino-acid sequence MYIFARRGAPPPLVSLSLFSPVSAPTSPRLSSQFKPSQAVPSPRRLPWVDPQEQLVNEGEASSDIAIGIGFNRDENVGSELFSPIQRFLIVAALGLAVAGSRKNRLINQLKKSVELRDEVLSSMEQKLDNLCDQLNDINNQEETKANDAFGCDRIEFVDGGSWQCDEHQEHVAGLVGNSAVRMPRGDEVLHCKIPFGNEEEPEEQKMSDFSDWGSTGSAEEIQMNTFAIDQDMFNLKKECEEKDATIKELSTDLQSFAGSKRFAELEDIICRKNTMIKRLKRNMVVLEEKAELSPRLRRPSHSLSISDNWELPVMVDNILYDLDSSSSSDSDSSPSNQPQTPSFTVQETPVQSDVLTLTTTHKPAQAKASRFSAGLTEPKTKSRSERLLTEIPTKRKSIGNSSSRPEQLSAGEDIRKIKRKGRELHAKSRTESPPKETSRNQESSGLSPSKPKQMLAGGDGRKIRRQTQSSSKDTTPKKRWL is encoded by the exons ATGTATATTTTTG CTAGGCGCGGTGCTCCTCCACCTCTAGTCTCTCTTTCCCTATTTTCTCCGGTTTCTGCTCCCACCTCGCCCCGGCTCTCGAGTCAGTTCAAGCCAAGCCAAGCTGTTCCATCACCTCGGCGGTTGCCATGGGTGGACCCACAAGAACAGCTTGTGAATGAAGGGGAAGCCAGCTCGGATATAGCCATTGGCATTGGCTTTAACCGAGATGAAAATGTGGGTTCAGAGCTGTTTAGTCCAATTCAAAGGTTTCTCATTGTTGCTGCTCTTGGTCTTGCTGTTGCTGGGTCTAGAAAGAATAGGCTCATCAATCAGCTGAAAAAGTCTGTGGAGCTAAGG GATGAGGTTCTATCAAGCATGGAGCAGAAGCTTGACAATCTGTGTGATCAGCTGAATGACATTAATAATCAGGAAGAAACTAAAGCAAACGATGCTTTTGGCTGCGACAGAATTGAATTTGTTGACGGTGGTTCCTGGCAATGTGATGAACACCAAGAACATGTAGCTGGTTTGGTG GGGAACTCAGCTGTGAGAATGCCTAGAGGGGATGAGGTGCTGCATTGCAAAATCCCTTTCGGAAATGAGGAGGAACCAGAAGAGCAGAAAATGTCAGATTTTTCAGATTGGGGTTCAACTGGTTCTGCAGAAGAAATACAG ATGAACACCTTTGCAATAGACCAAGACATGTTCAATCTGAAGAAAGAGTGTGAAGAAAAGGATGCCACCATAAAGGAGCTGAGCACCGATCTTCAATCATTTGCAGGTTCAAAG AGATTTGCCGAATTGGAAGACATTATATGCAGGAAGAACACAATGATCAAAAGACTTAAGAGGAACATGGTGGTCTTAGAAGAAAAG GCAGAGCTTTCTCCGAGACTTCGGAGACCATCCCATTCGTTATCTATCTCAGACAATTGGGAACTTCCTGTCATGGTGGATAACATACTCTATGACCTGGACAGTTCTTCCTCTTCTGATTCAGATTCCTCTCCTTCAAACCAACCACAAACTCCTTCTTTTACGGTTCAG GAGACTCCTGTTCAGAGTGATGTCCTCACTTTGACAACAACCCATAAACCAGCTCAAGCGAAGGCCTCAAGGTTTTCGGCAGGGTTAACTGAACCAAAGACAAAGTCTAGATCAGAAAGGCTTCTGACAGAAATACCAACAAAGCGAAAATCCATCGGAAACTCTTCTTCGAGACCAGAGCAGTTGTCAGCTGGAGAGGACATCAGGAAGATTAAAAGGAAAGGTAGAGAGCTTCATGCAAAGTCTAGAACAGAAAGTCCTCCCAAAGAAACATCAAGAAACCAAGAATCTTCTGGTCTTTCTCCTTCAAAGCCAAAGCAAATGTTAGCTGGAGGAGACGGCAGGAAGATTAGAAGGCAAACTCAAAGTTCATCCAAGGATACAACTCCAAAGAAGAGATGGCTCTA g